Sequence from the Castanea sativa cultivar Marrone di Chiusa Pesio chromosome 12, ASM4071231v1 genome:
TAGAATATGATATAATTTCTAGATTGGAATGCTCTTATGGTGGGTATATATCCAACCTTCATGGTTCAGTCTCCAACATATTCATCTTGTAACAACTTATTCCCTagatggactatataataagatatatgtggatgatagTTTGCATTGGCATGCAATTGGTTGCAATGACCTCCTTAAAATTGGTTGCCTATAGTTCGATTGTGGTAATTAATGATTTGGAACAAATCTCTTACTTACTACAACATTTCAAATTACCACAAAAAAAGACAtattgaagagaagaagaaaataactaAGATATTATTAGATCTTACTTTCAATAGCTTTGCTATTGCACGGATTTCCAACTAGAATACATTTAAAAAGAGCAAATTAAACCAAACACTTGAATGTATTTGAATGCATTAATTAGCCCAATGGCAGCAAGACAACTGCAACCTTAATGGCTTGTTCGGATGGAGggaggaaggagggggagtagaggggagtagagtagagttagataaaaatatgctaattttgtgctaaatctattctactttactctactctccctccctctctccctccctccctcaATTCATACGGACCATAACCTTCCAAGTTTTATCACATCAACTTATGACTCGAAATGACCTATAAGCCAACGTGGTAACTACCAAGCTACTACTGTCCATACACCTCATATTGATGGCAAAGGTCAAAGAGAAAGTGATCTCAGAATGGCAAGAACCACATAGTGATGCCTAGACTAATTATCACCCACATAGTGATCAACCAAGTGTCATTATCAAAGATGACAAGGATCACCGCCCCCATGTTGATTTATTACCTAGTGTAAAGGGTTACATGGGTGCGAAGTAGACCCCCCACAAACATAGAACTCATCTTCTAATTATACAATACCAAATACTCTTTGACACACATCCCTAGCACTACTCATATATTAAGATTAGTACTCACCATTCATGTAAGATGATGTAGTAAAGATTATCATATTACTCCAAAAATACTTATAATTTGTATGTTCAATAATTACTAAGCACTTTCTTAGTGTGCATATGACAATCGATTATAAGttaattttttgcttaaattatCTATTATTTACAgattctacaatattttttttcctcaaattcatttcaaataactttttgtCTCACATTATCtaattaaactacaaaaaacaattaatttccAAACCAGCAAAAAAGTACATACGATCCAAGACGACAATACGAGATATATATTTcgcaaaaaatttatttatttttaaaaaaatattttcccaatttatatatatacacatgcaGATCACTATCATACGACTGGCGCAGGAGATATTTATTTTATCCCTCCTTTAAaagacccaaaaaagaaaaagaaaaaaaagtacatatatatagtCAATCAATACTGTGCGTCCTCTTTCCACCTGgcgcaaacaaaaaaaaaaacacaacacacacaccTCTCTCTCGTCTCCCTCTGTATTTCACATttgtcatctctctctctttctctgaaaattttttagctctttgtttctgactctctctctctctaacataTGATCCATTTCTAGGGTTTTGAAAACCCCCCTCCATTCCGTTCAATTAGGGGTTTTTTTATAACAGAAATCGAATTTTCCGTATAGCCATGGCTGATTGGCAACAACTCGTCCAATCCGTAGTCCTCGGTCTCATTTTCTCATACCTTCTCGCCAAGCTCATCTCCATAGTCATCTCTTTCAAAGACGACAACCTCTCGATCTCTCGCTCCGCCGAGCCCAAGATACCCGAACCCGAACCCGAACCCGAGACCCTCGACCACGACGGCAGTGGTTCTAGCCCCCCGGCCCACGATTCCCACGATTCTTACTCCATGGTCGCCGAGCAAGGCAGCGTCGGGAACGACAGCGTTTACGGCGACGATGTCggtgatgacgacgacgacgatgacgacgacgacgacgattATGATGATTGGGAGGGAGTGGAGAGTACGGAATTGGACGAGACGTTCAGCGCCGCCACGGCGTTcgtggcggcggcggcggccGATCGGGTGTCGGAGAAGGTGTCGAACGAGTTGCAGTTGAAGCTTTATGGGTTTTACAAGATTGCCACTGAAGGTCCCTGTAGTGCGCCTCAGCCTTCCGCTTTGAAAATGACGGCTCGAGCTAAATGgtattgaatttctttttttgttgcacTGTCATTGTCACTCTTTTGATTAATGGGTCTTGTGGGTTTTATGTGGAATGTGAATGTGATTGATTGCCTAAGCTTGGTAATGAGGTTAGTATTATGTGGGTTTTGGGTATTTGACTAAAGTcactgggggggggggggggtgttgtaGTTAGTATTAAGTAACAAAGTTGGTTATGTTTGTGAAAGGTTATAGatgaatttgaagaaaattgtaTGTGAATTTTGATGTTGGATCTTTAGGAATTCTTAGCTGTTGTCGAATTAGAAAGTAAAGAATGTAATGGATATGACTAtgacatgtatttttactagGAAATATGTTTGCTTTTGGGGTAgaactttgtgtgtgtgtgtgtgtgtgtgttcagtTGACAAATGTACAAGTCAATGTCTTAGTTACAAATAAATTTGCCTCAAGTGACACTCTCGAACGAGTTAGATCATAACTATAGTTCTATATACGTGGTGTTGTGAGTAAAATTTCAATTACTCATAACCAGAGTTGTTCATGTGGAGTCTGTCATATGATGTATTGAGAATCTGATTGCTTTTTGGTAAAGCTTCAAAAACAAGTGAATGATTTTGTGTGGGTTTTAATTATCTCAATTAGTAAAAGTCTCTTGTCATTGAATAAGGACTTGTGATTGAATACCTTAACCAAAAGAAAACCTATTGGTAACGAGCAATCATCAAGGAGCATACGCCATAGGTTCAACTCCTAACAtgtctatccaaaaaaaagattGTTTGCTTGCATGAATTGTCCagattttgtttctttggtttGATCAAATTTCAGCTTTTATTTGGAtacattgtttttcttttcttatcatCCACTTgtgataatttcttttttaaaaaagatctGTTTAACAGCTGTCACCTCTGGTTACCAatactacacacacacacacacacacacataccaaCAGTGTCAGTTTTAATGTATACGTTATAAGGGGGAAAAAGATACTGAAATAAGCACATTAGTATCTAGAGTTGCAATTGTTCAGACTTTACTTTCAATTGCGcacattatatttatttagggTCCATGAAATTGTTTCCACTTTAAGACTTCCTGGTTGAGTGTGTGAAATATATTGTCCTGGCTAATGTGTGTTAGGCAAGCATGGCAGAAATTGGGTGCTATGCCTGCAGAAGAAGCTATGCAGAAGTACATTGATATTGTTACAGATTTGTATCCTACTTGGGCAGATGGTGCAACTTTGGTgagaatatttttgtttttctgacTGGCTGTTTCTTTAGTCTTCTGTACATGTACTTACTTTCTCCGTGatgttctcctttttttttcttttttttttaataactcttTCCTGGTTTATTAACTCATGTATAATCAGAAGAGCAAAGGTAGAGGAGGTGATGCATCAAATACAGATGCTAAAGGACCAATGGGACCAGTTTTCAGCACTTTTGTTTATGAGGAGGAATCTGGAAATGAGTTGTAAGGTTCTTACAACATCTTAATATACAAGTCCAGTGTTCTCATTTAGAGCCTTAATTAGTTGAGCATGAAGGTGGTTTCATGGCCTTTTAAGTGATTCtgtatttatttgaaaaaaaaaaaccatgtagAGTGTGTGTGCATGTATGTCTTTTTCTTGGCTCTGATCATGCTTAGTTGGAGGCTGATCATATGCTGAATTTAAAAATCCCATCTGCAACTGCATGCATGCTCATGCACAATCCTCAAGAGGATAACAGCTAGTCAAGATAAATATAGGTGGTGTTGAGAGCTTT
This genomic interval carries:
- the LOC142619810 gene encoding acyl-CoA-binding domain-containing protein 2-like isoform X1; amino-acid sequence: MADWQQLVQSVVLGLIFSYLLAKLISIVISFKDDNLSISRSAEPKIPEPEPEPETLDHDGSGSSPPAHDSHDSYSMVAEQGSVGNDSVYGDDVGDDDDDDDDDDDDYDDWEGVESTELDETFSAATAFVAAAAADRVSEKVSNELQLKLYGFYKIATEGPCSAPQPSALKMTARAKWQAWQKLGAMPAEEAMQKYIDIVTDLYPTWADGATLKSKGRGGDASNTDAKGPMGPVFSTFVYEEESGNELKMDAIHAFAREGEVDNLLKCIEGGVSVNLKDSEGRTPLHWAVDRGHLNITELLLTRNADVNAKDNDGQTPLHYAVVCEREAIAECLVKQNAGTDLKDNDGDSPSDLCKATWPWMQSVGKQID
- the LOC142619810 gene encoding acyl-CoA-binding domain-containing protein 2-like isoform X2 gives rise to the protein MADWQQLVQSVVLGLIFSYLLAKLISIVISFKDDNLSISRSAEPKIPEPEPEPETLDHDGSGSSPPAHDSHDSYSMVAEQGSVGNDSVYGDDVGDDDDDDDDDDDDYDDWEGVESTELDETFSAATAFVAAAAADRVSEKVSNELQLKLYGFYKIATEGPCSAPQPSALKMTARAKWKMDAIHAFAREGEVDNLLKCIEGGVSVNLKDSEGRTPLHWAVDRGHLNITELLLTRNADVNAKDNDGQTPLHYAVVCEREAIAECLVKQNAGTDLKDNDGDSPSDLCKATWPWMQSVGKQID